TACGAAGATCACCCGGTCGGCATCGCCATCGAAGACGATCCCAAAATTAGCCTGGTGGGCATGGATCAGGTCGGTCAGGTTCTGCGGCTCGCGGCGGACGTGTTCGGAACCAGCCAGTTCGTTGATGTTTGCGCCGGTGGGCGAGGCGTTGATCACAACGACGTCCGCACCCAGGCGGGAAAACACCTCCGGGGCATACCAGGAGGCTGCACCATTAGCGCAATCCAAAGCCAGTTTGATGCCGGAAAGGTCCAGGTCAGGGTGTTCGCCTACCAGGTCCTCAACATAAAGCTCCCGCAGGTCATTGCCATCAATTTGGCGTCCGAAATGCCGGGCTTCCGCCTCGCTAAGGTCCAGGGGGGCATCCAGCAGGGCTTCAATTGCCAATTCGATCTCAGGGTTGAGTTTGTGTCCTTCGGCGTTGAAGAACTTGATCCCGTTTTCATTCACGGGGTTATGGGATGCAGAGATCACGACCCCGGCGGTGGCGTTGATCTTGCCGATCATGAAGGCCACGCCAGGTGTGGTGATCACACCCAGGTCAATCACCGTAGCGCCGCCGGCCAGCAGCCCGGCAGTGAGTGCACTTTGCAGCATCTGGCCTGAACCGCGGGTGTCACGACCGATCACGAAGGTGGGGTGGGAGGTGGTCTGTGAAAGGACGACCCCGGCTGCATAGCCCAGCCGGGTCGCAAACTCGGGCACCATCGGGGATTGCCCCACGTGGCCGCGCACCCCGTCGGTTCCAAAGTATTTCCGTTTTTGATTGTTTGCCATATTCTGGCACACTCCTATCTTTCTCGTTCAATGGTCTTTCAAAAAGAAAACTGTCCTGAAAGGTCACTTTCAGGTCAGCTTCTTGAATTGTCTTATTTTATCTGCAAATCCGCCACCACTGGCAGGTGATCGGAGGCCCGTTTCGCCAGCTCACTCGTTTCGATCCGGCAGGAATAGTCGATCAGCCGCTCACGGGGGTAGAAAAAGATATGGTCAATGGCCTCTTTCAGCCCAGGGTGGGTCGGTCCTTCAATATCAGGTACCAGGCGGATGAACCCTTGCTCAGATTTCAGTAGTTGCTTGATTCCGAATTCATCCTTGAAGGCGTTGAAATCACCTGCCAGGATCAGAGGTTGTTCCCTTTCGAGAATATGTACCCGCACCAGGTCAAGAATCCGCTGAACTTGCTCGTAGCGCATCAGGTGGGATTGTTCGATCTTCTTGCGGGAGGATTTCGGATTGCGCTCACCGACCAGTGTGGTCAGGTGCAGCGAGGTGATGAAGGGGAAGGGCGGCACTTTCAACCTTCCGAGGAGGGCGAAGCGTGGTTCGGTGTCGCGGGTGCCTTCATAGGAGGGTGGCATATAGAGCGGAATGTTCCGGGGCACGCCACCCTTTTCGAGATCTCCCAGGCGGGAGAAGGGGGTGCGTGCATGGATGGTGTTGCCCTTGGACCAGTTCCACCAGTCATTGAAGATTCCCCTGACCATGATGTCTTTCTTCACCTGCAGATGAGCTTCCATCGAGACAGTCTTGCCATAATGGGAGGCGGTGTAGTCACCGGCTTCATTAATGGCTTCCAATGGGCTGTGGGTTGCACCGTCAGCGTCCACATATTGGGCAACTTCCTGCAGGCAGAGCACATCGGCATTCATTTGTTTGATCAGCAGCATCAGGGCATCCTGACGGGCTTGAATGGTGTCATTGGGGATAGGCTCATAGGTCTTTTCACCGCCGCTGATATTAAGCGTGGCGATTCGGAAATCCAGACTCATAATAATGCCCCCCAGCCGGTCCCAATTTGGTCATTTATATCCATTTGTGGTTTCATAGCCCCCATATTATACCAATGAAGGGGGGTGGTGTCGTGGAACGGTGGATGAGGGGGAAAGTGCCACCATATCAGAATGTAATTAGATAGATTTGCCGTAGGGGCGGGTCTCTGTGCCCGCCCCCTCACGTGATCGCTGGATGAGAGAAAATTTCACCTCATCAGTCTGCTCCGCAGACAGCTTCCCATCAAGGAGTGCAGCGACGAAGTCCTCTTTGAGGGCGAGGGGAAGCCTTAATTGAATGTAGGTCATGTGCCGCGAAGCGCACGTGACAAAGATTTGTAGGGTGCGCTCCGAAGTTGAGCGCACCAATTTACCAGCCGGCCGAGAGGATTTGAGTGATTAGGAAATGAGTGGTGGGTTCAAGAACAGAACCCACCCTACGGATTCAAATAGGTCACTTATCGTACAATGTACGTGATAAAGCTATATCCGTGAAAAACGTTTTATAAAAAAGGGGATAAACAGAAAACTACAACTCTTCCAGTCCTTGCAGCAGCACATTCAACTGCAACTCGCCCACCTGACCCCCCGGTTCATGGATGTAGCAGATGTTATTGACGTCCATTTCCCACTGATAGGACTCCTGCGCCTCCAGCCAGGCACGCACGTCGGGGAGTTGTTCCGATGTCAAGTCGCCGTAGGCCAGGCTGATGTGGGGCTGCCAGTTTTCCGCATTGTAATAGGGGCTCAAGTCCGTGCTGATAGGCAGTAGGCGTTCCCAAAGCTGTTTATGCAGGGCATCCAGAATGGGGTTTCGCAATACCTTGATGAAAAGGACAGGCACCGGTGCCGGGAAGAGGCCAATGCCATCGGTCTGCACTTTGAAAATCGGCGTTTCCAGAGCGGTCTCAGCCAGAGCCCAATCCATCGCGGGGCGTTCGTATTCTTCAGCAATGTTCCAGGAGAAATGGGGATAAGGGGTGACGCGGATACCCTTCAGCCCGAAGTTTTCCTCCAGACCTTCCCAGAGGGTTTCCACCTGGGCATAAAAGGGTTCAGGCAATAGGGTGACCAGACCGTGCATTTTTTCTCCTTATCCGGCCAGCCGGGCAATCAGAATATCCAGTGCCAGCCCGACATCCATTCCGCCGGATTTGCCATCCAAGTCAATTTTCAACAGCTGGTGATAGATCGATTCGAGGTCAGGCAGGCTGAAGTGACGGGCCTGGCCGGCAATCTTTTTGGCAACGTAGGGGTGCTGTTTGAGCTGCTGGGCAATCTCCGTCTGGCTGCCACCGGAATCGAGGATTTCCCTGGCCTGGAGCAATAAACGAAACTGACGGACGATCATCCCGAAAAGGGGCAGAGGGTCGCTGTCCTCCAGCAGGATATGCAGGGTCTTCACAGCTTCCTGACCATCCCGGTCGCCGATGGCATCTACCATATCGAAGATGCTGGCCTGATGCTCCTGGGCGGTCAATCTAATGACATCATCGTCATCAACTGGACGGGCGTAATTAACATAGGTCAGGAGCTTGGTGATCTCCTGGACGGCGCGTTGGGTGTTATTGCCGACATATTCCACCAGCATGCTCACGGCTGCGGGGGTCAGGCTGCCGCCAAGTTCTGCGGCTTTGGCCCGCACCCACAGGTTCATTTCCGCATCAGTGGGCAGGGCGCAATCCAGGATCATCGCCTGGTCGGTGTGTTGGCCGGTCCACTTGATCAGCCAGTGGTTCTCTTTGAGCGTTTCCCACTTAAATGAGCCTTTACTATATTTTTTCGAATCGGGGATAACCAGCACCAGGGCGGTGGTGGTCGGCAGGGATTCGAGTAAGGCAAGGAAAGCTTCTCGGTCCTTTTCCTTACCGCGACCCGCAAAGGGCTGAATCGCCTCTTCCACAATGACCAGGCGGCGCTCTGTCAGGAAGGGTATTGCCAGGGAAGCTGACCGCAGGTCGTTCAGTGAGGTTGATTTGCCCTCCAAGTGGGAGGTGTTCATCTCGGCCATGTCCGGTTCGCCCAGGCGCGCGCTGAAATCATTCAACCGGGACTCGATCTGTTCCCGGTCATCACCGCGCAGGATGTAAACAGTGGGCTTATCGCTGGCCATTTGAAATGCCTTAACCTTCCGTGATCACCCGGTGCAGCCGCTGACCGGCCCGGAAAGCGGTTTCCACCCGGACCAATTCCAGGCCCTCGGGATCACCGGAGGTTGTGATCTGTTTTTGGACGATGGGGCCCAGCGGTTGGGTCACCACCAGGGCAATGCTCGCCAGAAGCATCATCAGGGGCAGGCGGGAGAGCTTCTTTTTGAATTCTTTCCCCGCGCCCAGGGAGCCTAACCAGGCGGCCAGCCCGGCGAAGGTCCCGGCAACGACGAAATTGGTGCCGCAATTCTTATGGGTGGCCAGCTGGGCCTCTCCGTTGCGCAATTTCTTGAGGGCTTCAATGGCGGCTTCCGCGACGTCTTCTGTGGTCACATTGCCGACAATCGTGAATCCGGCTGGGTCGGAATATCCGGCCAGGGCGACACTGGGGAATTTTTCGCCCAGGATATGCATCGTAGCATGTTCGAGGCCGTGGTTGCGCCGGACACGGGAAATGGGTTTCAGGTCCAGAATGGAATCACTCATAATTTGTCCTTTTCTTTCAATAAGGTCATGGCCCAGCGGTCAAAATGATGCGCTTGGGCTGAGTTTTATTATAAACGGGATTGATTGTGAATCGGGGCGTTTGACAGGTTATTGCACTAGGGCCAGTTTCAGTGCTTCTTTCAGTGAGCGGGCTTCCTGCACTTCAATGCCATCCGGCCAACGCTCTTTATTATGTAAGCGGTGGGGGACGATGGCGGTTTTGAACCCCAGGCTGGCAGCTTCTCGCAATCGGGCATTGATCTGGCCGACCATGCGCAGTTCACCGGAAAGACCCAACTCGCCAATCAGCACCAGGTCCGCTTGGACGGGCTTATCCCACAGGGAAGAGGCGATGGATGCGGCTACAGCCAGGTCTGCGGCGGGTTCGTCAATCCGCAGGCCGCCGACCACATTGGCAAAGATATCCTGCTCCGAAAGACGCAGATTGAGCCGCCGGGAGAGCACAGCCGAGATAAGCAGCAAGCGGTTGAAGTCGATTCCGTTGGCTGTCCGGCGGGGATTGCCGAAATTGGTGTGGCTGGTCAGTCCCTGGATTTCCACCAGCAGGGGACGGGTGCCTTCCATGGTGACCGCGATGGCTGAGCCGGGAGCGTTGGTCATCCGCTCTGCCAGGAAAGCCTCCGAAGGGTTGGAGACTTCGATCATGCCGCGCTCGTGCATCTCAAATACGCCCACTTCGGAAGTTGCACCAAAGCGGTTCTTGACCGATCGCAGCAGGCGGTAGGCCTGGAAGTGGTCACCTTCCAAATAGAGCACAGTATCCACAATATGTTCCAGTACCCGCGGTCCGGCGATCACGCCCTGTTTGGTGACATGGCCGATCACGAAAACGGCAATGCCGGAGGTCTTGGCCAGCTCACGCAGCTTGGAGGCGCTTTCCCGCACCTGCGAAACCGACCCGGCGCTGGATTCCAGGTCCGGTCGGTAGATGGTTTGGATGGAATCGACCACCAGCAGGCGGGGCCGGATAGCCTGCACATGCTGGAGGATCATATCGAGGTTGGTTTCGGTGACCAGGTATAGGGCATCGGGGAGTTCTCCGGATTGGCCTTGCTCACCCCGTAATAACCGCAGGGCGCGCATTTTGATCTGGCGCTCGGATTCCTCACCGGAAACATAGAGTACCGTGTTGCCACCCGCCATCTGCATGGTCATTTGCAGCATCAGGGTGGACTTTCCGATCCCGGGGTCACCGCCAATCAGCACAATGGAGCCAGGTACGACACCGCCGCCCAGCACACGGGAAAATTCCTCGATCGGCACCGAGATGCGTTCTTCACTGTCCCCATCAATTTCGTTAAGGCGTTTGGGCGTTGAAAATCCGCCCAGGCCAGGCAGAACCTGACTCAGGGCGGATTTGGATTCATCTACAACGATCTCTTCGACCATGCTGTCCCATGCACCGCATTGCGGACAGCGACCCAGCGCTTTAGGTGCGGTTCGGCCGCATTCCTGACAGACGTAACGGGTCTTGGCCTTTGCCATGGATTAGAGCTCCACGGTAGCTAGATCGGGTTGCTCCTGGTGATCGCCATTTTTATCGTTCTTCAGGACGATCTTCTTCACTTCTGTGCCGTCCTCCATAACGGTTTCCACATCCACCAGGATGTTCTCACCCTCTTTGAAGGTGTTGGCAAGCAAGGCATCGGAGAGTGTATCTTCCACATTTTGCTGGATCACCCGGCGAAGCGGGCGGGCACCCATCTCTGGGTTATAGCCCTCATCCGCCAGTAGGTCCAAAGCGGCTTCACTGGCCCGCAGTTGGATATTATTCTCTTCCAGACGGGAATTGACTTTATCAAGTTCGAGCTTGACGATCTTATGGATGTCTTCCTTATTCAATGAGCGGAAGATGATCACCGAATCCAGCCGGTTGATAAACTCGGGCCGGAAGGTGCGTTTGAGCGCATCGGTCAGCTTCTTGCGCATTTCCTTGTAGGATTGCGCTTCTTCCTGGGCTTCATCCACGGTCA
This Chloroflexota bacterium DNA region includes the following protein-coding sequences:
- the glmM gene encoding phosphoglucosamine mutase, producing the protein MANNQKRKYFGTDGVRGHVGQSPMVPEFATRLGYAAGVVLSQTTSHPTFVIGRDTRGSGQMLQSALTAGLLAGGATVIDLGVITTPGVAFMIGKINATAGVVISASHNPVNENGIKFFNAEGHKLNPEIELAIEALLDAPLDLSEAEARHFGRQIDGNDLRELYVEDLVGEHPDLDLSGIKLALDCANGAASWYAPEVFSRLGADVVVINASPTGANINELAGSEHVRREPQNLTDLIHAHQANFGIVFDGDADRVIFVDEAGNLVDGDHMLAILADDLKSQGRLLGDTVVSTTMRNGALVNYFADREIKFIETPVGDKYVMAELQQLMDEEPEPGKVGLGGEQSGHVILMDETHATGDGIRSAIYLIRAFLASSAETLASLAESIHKYPQVIASARVAEKLDLETLSEVQAIKQQIQTELVGLTRLNLRFSGTEPKVRLMLEADTRHTETELAQQAFALCEAVQSATGTPEGSFLEVLNVTRGGLVKRDN
- the radA gene encoding DNA repair protein RadA, which encodes MAKAKTRYVCQECGRTAPKALGRCPQCGAWDSMVEEIVVDESKSALSQVLPGLGGFSTPKRLNEIDGDSEERISVPIEEFSRVLGGGVVPGSIVLIGGDPGIGKSTLMLQMTMQMAGGNTVLYVSGEESERQIKMRALRLLRGEQGQSGELPDALYLVTETNLDMILQHVQAIRPRLLVVDSIQTIYRPDLESSAGSVSQVRESASKLRELAKTSGIAVFVIGHVTKQGVIAGPRVLEHIVDTVLYLEGDHFQAYRLLRSVKNRFGATSEVGVFEMHERGMIEVSNPSEAFLAERMTNAPGSAIAVTMEGTRPLLVEIQGLTSHTNFGNPRRTANGIDFNRLLLISAVLSRRLNLRLSEQDIFANVVGGLRIDEPAADLAVAASIASSLWDKPVQADLVLIGELGLSGELRMVGQINARLREAASLGFKTAIVPHRLHNKERWPDGIEVQEARSLKEALKLALVQ
- the holA gene encoding DNA polymerase III subunit delta; amino-acid sequence: MASDKPTVYILRGDDREQIESRLNDFSARLGEPDMAEMNTSHLEGKSTSLNDLRSASLAIPFLTERRLVIVEEAIQPFAGRGKEKDREAFLALLESLPTTTALVLVIPDSKKYSKGSFKWETLKENHWLIKWTGQHTDQAMILDCALPTDAEMNLWVRAKAAELGGSLTPAAVSMLVEYVGNNTQRAVQEITKLLTYVNYARPVDDDDVIRLTAQEHQASIFDMVDAIGDRDGQEAVKTLHILLEDSDPLPLFGMIVRQFRLLLQAREILDSGGSQTEIAQQLKQHPYVAKKIAGQARHFSLPDLESIYHQLLKIDLDGKSGGMDVGLALDILIARLAG
- a CDS encoding 2'-5' RNA ligase family protein, which produces MHGLVTLLPEPFYAQVETLWEGLEENFGLKGIRVTPYPHFSWNIAEEYERPAMDWALAETALETPIFKVQTDGIGLFPAPVPVLFIKVLRNPILDALHKQLWERLLPISTDLSPYYNAENWQPHISLAYGDLTSEQLPDVRAWLEAQESYQWEMDVNNICYIHEPGGQVGELQLNVLLQGLEEL
- a CDS encoding endonuclease/exonuclease/phosphatase family protein; translated protein: MSLDFRIATLNISGGEKTYEPIPNDTIQARQDALMLLIKQMNADVLCLQEVAQYVDADGATHSPLEAINEAGDYTASHYGKTVSMEAHLQVKKDIMVRGIFNDWWNWSKGNTIHARTPFSRLGDLEKGGVPRNIPLYMPPSYEGTRDTEPRFALLGRLKVPPFPFITSLHLTTLVGERNPKSSRKKIEQSHLMRYEQVQRILDLVRVHILEREQPLILAGDFNAFKDEFGIKQLLKSEQGFIRLVPDIEGPTHPGLKEAIDHIFFYPRERLIDYSCRIETSELAKRASDHLPVVADLQIK